The sequence below is a genomic window from Candidatus Parvarchaeota archaeon.
GGCAGATGCCAAGAATTGGCTTTCCTGATTTTGCAAATGCCTTTATTGCATCCGTGGCATCCATCCCCAATATTTTTTCCATTGCAGCTGCAAATGCGCCCACGCCGGGTATCACAAGCGCATCGCAATTGCCTATCTCCCCTGCATTTTTTACAATCTCAACATTTGTTGCTCCAGCACGCAGCAGGCCGGCCTTAACACTAGCCAGATTGCCCATGCCATAATCAAGCACGCCAACAATTTGCCCTTCGTCTGCCTTTTTTCCAGGTGCCATTCAATCACCTAACTATCTGCTCAATGCCAAGGACAAGTATGTCCCTTGCGCCAAGCTCCTTTAGCCTCCGTATTTTTTCAGGCAGGGTTTTTGCATCTGCTACAGTGTGCAGCGCACACTCGCCTTTTGCGGCCAACTGCATTATTGTTGGCGAGCGCATGCCTGGCACAAGCTGCACAATTCTTGGAATGTCCTTTTCAGACACGTTCATCATGACATACTTTTTGCCTGCCGCCTCGTTAGTGCCCCAAACCATCAATGCAAGCGCGTCCAGAATCTCCCTTTTCCTTCCGGCAAGCCCGTCTGTGCAAATCAGGCAAGCCTCGGACTCCATGACAGTTGCAATTTCAACAAGCGAATTTGCAGCCAGAGTCGCCCCTGTTGACACATGGTCGCAAATCAGGTCTGCAATGCCCATGCCAGGGGCAATCTCAGTTGCGCCCTTGACAGGCAAGATAGTTGCCTTCAGCCCATTTTTCTTCATAAATTCACTTGTCGCATTTGGCATCTTTGTTGCAATCGTCTTGCCAGAAATATCCTTTATGCCAATTTTCTGCTTTCCCGCTATTGCAATCCTGCACTTTCCAAATCCAAGTTTTGCCAAAATCCGCACTTTGGCGCACTTTTCTGCAACCAAGTCCTCCCCGGTGATGCCGGCATCAGCTGCCCCCCGCTCAACATACTC
It includes:
- a CDS encoding ATP phosphoribosyltransferase, coding for MERKQLRIALPNKGRLAAPSVELLKKCNVKIENGTEQRKLYAGTSDPEIEVIFVRAEDIPEYVERGAADAGITGEDLVAEKCAKVRILAKLGFGKCRIAIAGKQKIGIKDISGKTIATKMPNATSEFMKKNGLKATILPVKGATEIAPGMGIADLICDHVSTGATLAANSLVEIATVMESEACLICTDGLAGRKREILDALALMVWGTNEAAGKKYVMMNVSEKDIPRIVQLVPGMRSPTIMQLAAKGECALHTVADAKTLPEKIRRLKELGARDILVLGIEQIVR